Proteins from a genomic interval of Rhizobium rhododendri:
- a CDS encoding (2Fe-2S)-binding protein gives MKEVASFTLHVNGAVIAVEAGGATPLLYILRNDLCLNGPKYGCGLGECGACAVLVDGRPVRSCTVPLKALGNRQVTTLEGLAKSGCLHVVQRAFIEEAAAQCGYCLNGMIIAIVGLLEANPEPDETDIREALRHHLCRCGTHMEILAAARRAVAYAKADRAVGASAEARNEVSP, from the coding sequence TTGAAAGAGGTTGCCTCATTCACCCTCCACGTCAACGGCGCCGTCATCGCCGTCGAAGCGGGTGGCGCAACGCCACTTCTCTATATTCTCCGAAACGATCTCTGCCTCAACGGCCCCAAATATGGTTGCGGGCTCGGTGAGTGCGGCGCCTGCGCGGTGCTGGTGGATGGCAGGCCCGTTCGCTCATGCACCGTGCCGCTGAAGGCGTTGGGCAACAGGCAGGTGACGACGCTGGAGGGCCTGGCAAAGTCTGGCTGTCTGCATGTCGTACAGCGCGCCTTCATCGAGGAGGCCGCCGCACAGTGCGGATACTGCCTGAACGGCATGATCATTGCCATCGTCGGGCTGCTGGAAGCCAACCCCGAGCCTGACGAAACCGATATTCGTGAAGCTCTTCGGCATCATCTCTGCCGCTGTGGCACCCATATGGAAATACTCGCTGCGGCACGCCGCGCCGTCGCCTACGCCAAAGCTGATCGCGCAGTCGGCGCATCGGCAGAGGCACGAAACGAGGTTTCGCCATGA